Proteins from one Dermacentor variabilis isolate Ectoservices chromosome 1, ASM5094787v1, whole genome shotgun sequence genomic window:
- the LOC142586392 gene encoding uncharacterized protein LOC142586392 has protein sequence MGHPFRVIVSEVGTWQKCLGSYLLEGLRQLPINDPFLVRNSTEVDQFLKESSINRAQAFSVDIKDLYYSLPQDGLFAVVQEGIETIGEVRFQNAVGTSVANFLDLLQVYLRSTVIQHNEEFYVQKNGICIGSRIAPIMSDLWLAHYDRLLQEQLSTIPVKKVSRYVDDFLVILSAHPNEATTLVDQVFEKFKCIYRGLTFTRELPEKGQIRFLASS, from the coding sequence ATGGGCCACCCCTTCAGAGTCATTGTTTCGGAAGTGGGTACTTGGCAAAAGTGCCTAGGGTCCTACCTTCTGGAAGGTCTCAGGCAGCTTCCAATAAATGACCCGTTTTTAGTACGCAACTCGACAGAGGTAGACCAGTTCCTAAAGGAGTCAAGCATCAATAGAGCACAGGCATTCTCGGTAGACATCAAGGACCTATATTATTCCCTACCTCAAGATGGCCTCTTCGCCGTCGTGCAGGAAGGCATAGAAACGATAGGTGAAGTCCGGTTCCAGAATGCGGTTGGCACCAGCGTCGCCAATTTCCTGGACCTGCTGCAGGTTTACCTAAGATCTACCGTCATCCAGCATAATGAAGAGTTCTATGTGCAAAAGAACGGGATTTGCATAGGCTCTCGTATTGCGCCCATAATGAGTGATCTATGGTTGGCGCACTATGATAGACTCCTCCAGGAGCAACTCAGCACAATTCCTGTTAAGAAGGTGTCTCGCTACGTCGACGATTTTCTGGTGATCCTATCTGCCCACCCTAATGAAGCCACAACCCTGGTCGACCAAGTGTTTGAAAAATTCAAGTGCATCTATCGAGGTTTGACGTTCACAAGAGAACTGCCGGAAAAAGGCCAAATCCGCTTCTTAGCTTCTTCTTAG